The proteins below are encoded in one region of Winogradskyella helgolandensis:
- a CDS encoding RNA-binding S4 domain-containing protein codes for MRIDKYLWCVRYYKTRSIATKACKKGQVKVNGAAVKPSREVFPTDKIELRKDQIIYQLTVNDLPPNRVGAKLVDIYRVDTTPKSAFEAKELLKYSKDYYRKKGTGRPTKKDRRDIDDFYDDEE; via the coding sequence ATGCGAATTGATAAATATTTATGGTGTGTACGGTATTACAAAACAAGAAGTATTGCGACAAAAGCGTGTAAAAAAGGACAAGTTAAAGTTAATGGTGCTGCTGTAAAACCGTCGAGAGAAGTGTTCCCTACCGATAAGATTGAACTTAGAAAAGATCAAATAATCTATCAGCTTACCGTTAACGATTTACCACCAAATCGTGTGGGTGCAAAACTAGTTGATATTTATAGGGTAGACACCACACCAAAATCTGCTTTTGAAGCCAAAGAGCTCTTAAAATACAGTAAAGATTATTACAGAAAGAAAGGCACAGGACGACCTACAAAGAAAGATAGACGTGATATTGATGACTTTTATGATGATGAAGAATAA
- a CDS encoding porin family protein, giving the protein MNNLKRLIITSAFFALVGFTASGQNPISYGIKGGLNYGATGEYFDALSFNRSNPDKNIGYHIGVFGKMGDEIYLRPEVVYTAIKSDYDNAEFNVRKIDVPILVGVQLIDHLSVFAGPAMQFILDSDFRGIDIDNIRHKFRVGFNFGIAVDFNTIGIDLRYERGFDNNEASFKEENQGRYSRIDTKPNHLILSVSLTL; this is encoded by the coding sequence GTGAATAATTTAAAAAGATTAATCATCACAAGTGCATTTTTTGCTCTTGTAGGGTTTACAGCCTCTGGTCAAAATCCAATTTCTTATGGAATTAAAGGTGGTTTAAATTATGGTGCTACAGGAGAATACTTTGATGCACTTAGCTTTAATCGCAGTAATCCGGATAAAAACATAGGTTACCATATTGGTGTTTTTGGCAAGATGGGTGATGAAATTTATTTAAGACCTGAGGTTGTTTACACCGCTATCAAAAGTGATTACGATAATGCTGAATTCAATGTTAGAAAAATTGATGTTCCTATCTTAGTAGGTGTTCAACTTATAGATCATTTAAGTGTATTTGCTGGACCCGCTATGCAATTTATCCTAGATTCAGATTTTCGCGGTATCGATATAGACAATATTCGACACAAATTTAGAGTTGGTTTTAATTTTGGAATTGCTGTTGATTTCAATACAATAGGTATTGATTTAAGATATGAAAGAGGTTTTGACAATAATGAAGCTTCCTTTAAAGAAGAAAATCAAGGTAGATACAGTAGAATTGACACCAAGCCTAACCATCTAATTTTGAGCGTATCGCTAACGCTTTAG
- a CDS encoding acetyl-CoA carboxylase carboxyltransferase subunit alpha: MEYLEFELPIKELEEQLDKCEIIGKESEVDVTETCKQIEKKLAETKKDIYKNLTAWQRVQLSRHPNRPYTLDHIKALCGDTFLELHGDRNVKDDKAMIGGLGKIGDQSYMFIGQQKGFNTKTRQYRNFGMSNPEGYRKALRLMKSAEKFGIPVVTLIDTPGAYPGLEAEERGQGEAIARNILEMARLKVPIITIIIGEGASGGALGIGVGDRVMMLENTWYSVISPESCSSILWRSWEYKEQAAEALKLTAKDMKRMKLVDSIIKEPLGGAHTDRNKTFSAVKDAIVKSYEELKNLSPKDLVKQRMEKYDAMGVYKD; encoded by the coding sequence ATGGAATATTTAGAGTTTGAATTACCAATAAAAGAACTAGAAGAGCAACTAGATAAATGTGAAATTATAGGCAAGGAAAGTGAAGTAGATGTTACTGAAACCTGTAAACAGATTGAAAAAAAGCTCGCTGAAACGAAGAAAGATATTTACAAAAACCTTACGGCTTGGCAACGTGTTCAGTTGTCTCGTCATCCTAATAGACCTTATACTTTAGATCATATTAAAGCACTTTGTGGAGATACATTTTTGGAGTTACACGGAGACCGAAATGTTAAGGATGATAAAGCCATGATTGGTGGATTAGGTAAAATTGGTGATCAATCATATATGTTTATTGGTCAACAAAAAGGATTTAATACCAAAACAAGGCAGTATCGCAATTTCGGAATGTCTAATCCAGAAGGCTACCGTAAAGCATTACGACTTATGAAATCTGCTGAGAAATTCGGAATTCCTGTGGTAACTTTAATAGACACTCCCGGTGCTTATCCTGGATTGGAAGCTGAAGAGCGTGGACAAGGAGAAGCAATTGCTAGAAATATCTTAGAAATGGCACGTCTTAAAGTACCAATCATTACTATTATTATTGGTGAAGGTGCTTCAGGTGGAGCTTTAGGCATTGGAGTAGGTGATCGTGTGATGATGTTAGAGAATACTTGGTATTCTGTGATTTCACCAGAATCTTGTTCTTCTATATTATGGAGGAGCTGGGAATATAAAGAACAAGCAGCGGAAGCTTTAAAACTTACAGCTAAAGATATGAAGCGTATGAAGCTTGTAGATTCTATTATTAAAGAACCACTTGGTGGTGCGCATACCGATAGAAACAAAACATTTTCGGCTGTAAAAGACGCCATAGTTAAATCTTATGAAGAGCTTAAAAACTTATCACCAAAAGATTTAGTAAAGCAACGTATGGAAAAATATGACGCTATGGGAGTCTATAAAGACTAA
- a CDS encoding methyltransferase domain-containing protein, translated as MNKAYWEERYTSNKTGWNIGYASTPLKAYFNQLENKSLKILIPGAGNSYEAEYLWNNGFKNVYVLDFAKQPLDNFKKRLPEFPQNQLLNANFFELDDSFDLIVEQTFFCALNPSLRLNYVKQMHQLLKPNGKLIGLLFNIELTTVGPPFGGNISEYQSLFKQTFEIKILETSINSIKERQGNELFFIFEVDNTK; from the coding sequence ATGAACAAAGCATATTGGGAAGAGCGTTACACATCTAACAAAACGGGTTGGAATATCGGCTATGCTTCTACTCCACTAAAAGCGTATTTTAATCAACTTGAAAATAAATCTTTAAAGATTTTAATTCCAGGAGCCGGTAATAGTTATGAAGCCGAGTACTTGTGGAATAACGGTTTTAAAAACGTATATGTATTAGATTTTGCGAAGCAACCTTTAGATAATTTTAAAAAGCGTTTGCCAGAGTTTCCTCAAAATCAACTATTAAATGCTAACTTTTTTGAATTAGACGATAGCTTTGACCTCATTGTAGAACAAACTTTTTTCTGCGCACTAAATCCAAGCTTAAGATTAAATTATGTTAAGCAAATGCATCAATTATTAAAACCAAACGGAAAACTTATAGGGCTATTATTTAATATAGAGCTCACTACGGTTGGACCTCCTTTTGGTGGTAACATTTCAGAATACCAATCGCTTTTTAAACAGACATTCGAGATAAAAATTTTAGAAACTTCAATTAATTCTATAAAAGAAAGACAAGGTAATGAACTGTTTTTTATCTTTGAAGTTGATAACACCAAATAA
- a CDS encoding phosphoribosyltransferase family protein translates to MALTKNTILSHKEIEHKIKRIAYQIYESNVNETELIIAGIESNGYLLAKKIKSNLDKISDINSTLCKVTINKSEPTEPIKTSITKEEYSNKSLVLIDDVLNSGSTLIYGIKHFLDVPLKQFKTAVLVNRNHKKYPVKADFKGISLSTSLFEHVHVNLSKQPYEAYLD, encoded by the coding sequence ATGGCATTAACAAAAAATACAATTTTAAGTCATAAAGAAATTGAGCACAAGATAAAACGCATTGCTTATCAAATCTACGAAAGCAATGTGAATGAAACAGAGCTTATTATTGCTGGTATTGAAAGCAATGGTTATCTGCTTGCAAAGAAAATAAAATCTAATTTAGATAAGATCTCGGACATCAATTCTACCTTATGTAAAGTCACTATAAACAAGTCTGAACCAACTGAACCTATTAAAACATCTATTACCAAAGAAGAATACTCTAATAAATCATTGGTGTTAATTGATGATGTTCTAAATTCCGGCAGTACATTAATATATGGTATAAAACATTTTTTAGATGTGCCATTAAAACAGTTTAAAACAGCTGTGCTAGTAAATCGTAATCATAAAAAATATCCTGTAAAAGCAGATTTTAAAGGTATTTCACTATCGACTTCCTTATTTGAGCATGTTCATGTGAACTTGTCAAAACAACCATATGAAGCTTATTTAGATTAG
- the tgt gene encoding tRNA guanosine(34) transglycosylase Tgt yields MKFTRVANDKETKARAGTITTDHGTIETPIFMPVGTVASVKGVHQRELKNDINPDIILGNTYHLYLRPQTPILEQAGGLHKFMNWDRNILTDSGGYQVYSMSSNRKIKEEGVKFKSHIDGSYHVFTPENVMEVQRSIGADIIMAFDECTPYPCDYNYAKRSMHMTHRWLERCLTHLKKTPFKYDYEQTFFPIVQGSCYKDLREQSAEYIANAGAEGNAIGGLSVGEPAEEMYAMTDIVCNILPEDKPRYLMGVGTPINILENIALGVDMFDCVMPTRNARNGMLFTAHGSINIKNLKWANDFSPVDEMGITFVDTEYTKAYLRHLFTVNELLGKQIATIHNLGFYLWLTREARKHIIAGDFRAWKDKMVKQMDNRL; encoded by the coding sequence ATGAAATTTACAAGAGTAGCAAACGATAAAGAAACTAAAGCAAGAGCAGGAACCATTACTACAGATCATGGCACCATAGAAACACCTATTTTTATGCCAGTTGGAACTGTAGCATCCGTAAAAGGAGTGCATCAACGTGAGTTGAAGAATGATATTAATCCAGATATTATTCTTGGAAATACCTATCATCTCTATTTAAGGCCTCAAACTCCAATTTTAGAACAAGCTGGAGGTTTGCATAAATTTATGAATTGGGATCGTAATATTTTAACCGATTCTGGTGGTTACCAAGTATATTCAATGTCTTCGAATCGAAAGATAAAAGAAGAAGGTGTAAAGTTTAAATCACATATTGATGGTAGTTACCATGTGTTCACACCAGAAAACGTGATGGAAGTTCAGCGAAGTATTGGTGCCGATATTATTATGGCTTTTGATGAGTGTACACCTTATCCTTGTGACTATAATTATGCAAAACGTTCTATGCATATGACACATCGTTGGTTAGAACGTTGTTTAACGCATCTAAAAAAAACACCTTTTAAGTACGATTATGAACAAACATTTTTTCCGATTGTTCAAGGAAGTTGTTATAAAGATTTACGTGAGCAATCTGCAGAATATATTGCCAATGCAGGAGCAGAAGGGAATGCTATTGGTGGACTTTCAGTTGGTGAGCCAGCGGAAGAAATGTATGCTATGACAGATATCGTTTGTAATATTTTACCAGAAGACAAACCGCGATATTTAATGGGAGTTGGTACACCAATCAATATATTAGAAAATATAGCGTTAGGTGTAGATATGTTTGATTGTGTAATGCCAACAAGAAATGCTAGAAACGGCATGTTGTTTACAGCTCATGGCTCAATTAATATCAAAAATTTAAAATGGGCTAATGATTTTTCGCCTGTAGATGAAATGGGAATTACATTTGTAGATACCGAATATACTAAAGCGTATTTAAGACATTTATTTACGGTTAATGAATTATTAGGAAAGCAAATTGCTACTATACATAATCTAGGTTTTTATCTTTGGTTAACTAGAGAAGCTAGAAAACATATTATTGCAGGTGATTTTAGAGCTTGGAAGGATAAAATGGTGAAGCAAATGGATAACCGATTATAG
- a CDS encoding outer membrane beta-barrel protein encodes MKNLKKTVIATLVFAFVGFSMNAQNGGSFGIKGGLNYGANGDYFESASSNAKHPDRNIGYHIGLFGKIGNKFYLKPELVYTATKSDYSSDVFSVKKIDAPILVGIRVLGPVSVFAGPSLQYILDTEFEGINIDNVEEDFSVGLNFGIGLSFNTIGIDLRYERGFSDNEATFIDNNLGAGVVSRIDTRPDQLILSLSIAL; translated from the coding sequence ATGAAAAATTTAAAGAAAACAGTTATTGCAACTCTGGTTTTTGCTTTTGTTGGATTTTCAATGAATGCACAAAATGGAGGTTCATTTGGAATTAAAGGTGGACTAAATTATGGTGCCAATGGCGATTATTTTGAATCTGCTAGTTCTAATGCTAAACATCCGGATCGTAATATTGGATATCATATTGGGCTTTTTGGAAAAATAGGGAACAAATTTTATTTGAAACCTGAGTTGGTTTATACAGCTACCAAAAGTGATTATAGTAGTGATGTGTTTTCTGTTAAGAAAATTGATGCTCCTATATTAGTTGGTATAAGAGTATTAGGACCTGTTAGTGTTTTTGCAGGACCGTCTTTACAGTATATTTTAGACACAGAGTTTGAAGGCATAAATATAGATAATGTGGAAGAAGATTTCTCTGTGGGATTAAATTTTGGAATCGGACTTAGCTTTAATACTATAGGAATTGACTTAAGATACGAAAGAGGCTTTAGTGATAACGAAGCTACTTTTATTGATAATAACTTAGGTGCTGGAGTTGTAAGTAGAATTGATACAAGACCAGATCAATTAATTTTAAGTTTATCTATTGCGCTTTAA
- a CDS encoding transketolase → MPNIKELTDLTTQVRRDIIRMVHKVNSGHPGGSLGCAEFFVSLYQELMERKDGFDMDGIGEDLFFLSNGHISPVFYSVLARSGYFPVEELNTFRLIDSRLQGHPTTHEGLPGIRIASGSLGQGMSVALGAAQAKKLNNDDHLVYSLHGDGELQEGQNWEAIMYASAKKVDNLISTIDLNQQQIDGSTDDVLPMGSIRAKFEAFGWIVLDIEKGNDIESILKGMKEAKSLTGQGKPVCVLLHTVMGNGIDFMMHTHAWHGKAPNDEQLKEGLSQNPETLGDY, encoded by the coding sequence ATGCCAAACATTAAAGAATTAACTGATTTAACTACTCAAGTTCGTAGAGATATTATACGAATGGTACACAAGGTAAACTCTGGTCATCCAGGAGGATCACTAGGCTGTGCTGAATTTTTTGTTTCTCTATACCAAGAGCTGATGGAAAGAAAAGACGGTTTTGATATGGACGGAATTGGAGAAGATTTATTTTTCCTTTCAAACGGACATATTTCACCTGTATTTTATAGCGTATTGGCAAGATCTGGATATTTTCCTGTTGAAGAGCTGAATACTTTTAGACTTATTGACTCGCGTTTACAAGGCCATCCAACAACACATGAAGGGTTACCTGGAATCCGAATCGCTTCTGGTTCATTAGGTCAAGGAATGTCTGTTGCACTTGGTGCAGCACAAGCCAAAAAATTAAACAATGATGATCATTTAGTTTATAGTCTTCATGGTGATGGTGAATTACAAGAAGGCCAAAACTGGGAAGCTATAATGTATGCTTCAGCTAAAAAAGTAGATAATCTTATTTCTACGATAGATTTAAACCAACAACAAATTGATGGTTCTACTGACGATGTTTTACCAATGGGTAGCATAAGAGCAAAATTTGAAGCTTTTGGCTGGATCGTTTTAGACATTGAAAAAGGGAACGATATTGAGTCTATTCTTAAAGGTATGAAAGAAGCAAAATCATTAACAGGACAAGGAAAACCTGTTTGTGTTCTTTTACATACGGTTATGGGTAATGGAATCGATTTTATGATGCATACACATGCTTGGCATGGAAAAGCTCCTAACGATGAGCAATTAAAGGAAGGTTTATCTCAAAATCCTGAAACATTAGGAGATTACTAA
- a CDS encoding DMT family transporter, whose amino-acid sequence MQNAKLKHYLHLHVLVVIAGFTAILGELITIGALELVWYRMAMAGILMFIYIKIVRINIKVSKKSLSNFFLAGIIIALHWITFFEAINQANVSIALAMFSSGAFFASFIEPILFKRRILGYEIIFGIIVILGVFLITSSEMGYINGIILGLFSALFSTLFAVINGLFIERHSATVISFYEFISGVLFLTVFILLTGKSFNAEFFTLSTSDWVYLFILASVCTAYAFIGSVDIMRYISPFTAILSYNLEPVYGIAIALVLFPETEKMSPQFYIGAVLVLVTVLFDAVFKNYKRRRNNTSSITN is encoded by the coding sequence ATGCAAAACGCTAAACTAAAGCATTATTTACACTTACATGTTCTTGTTGTAATTGCTGGTTTTACAGCGATTTTAGGCGAACTAATTACCATTGGAGCACTAGAACTTGTTTGGTATAGGATGGCAATGGCCGGAATTTTAATGTTTATTTACATTAAAATTGTGAGGATAAATATCAAAGTATCTAAAAAATCACTTTCAAATTTTTTTCTGGCTGGTATTATCATAGCTCTACACTGGATTACTTTTTTTGAAGCTATTAATCAGGCTAATGTTTCTATTGCTTTAGCTATGTTTTCCTCAGGTGCATTTTTCGCCTCTTTTATAGAACCCATTCTGTTTAAACGTCGTATTTTAGGTTATGAAATTATCTTTGGAATCATTGTGATTCTCGGTGTGTTTTTAATTACGAGTAGTGAAATGGGATATATTAATGGTATCATTTTAGGCTTGTTCTCTGCATTATTCTCAACATTATTTGCGGTAATAAATGGTCTTTTTATTGAGCGACATAGCGCAACAGTTATTTCATTTTATGAATTTATAAGTGGAGTGCTTTTTTTAACGGTATTTATTCTATTAACAGGAAAAAGTTTTAATGCCGAATTTTTTACACTCTCAACTTCTGATTGGGTTTACTTATTTATTTTAGCTTCAGTTTGTACAGCCTATGCATTTATTGGCTCGGTAGATATTATGCGTTATATAAGTCCTTTTACAGCAATTTTAAGCTATAATTTAGAACCTGTTTACGGAATAGCCATCGCGTTAGTCCTTTTTCCTGAAACAGAAAAGATGTCTCCACAATTTTATATAGGTGCTGTGCTTGTTTTAGTTACCGTTTTATTTGATGCCGTTTTTAAAAATTATAAAAGGAGAAGAAATAACACAAGCAGTATTACCAATTAA
- a CDS encoding shikimate kinase has product MIIVLIGYMGSGKSTLGKELATVLNYSFLDLDDYISDKENTSISNLFKMKGEIYFRKKETEYLKELINTSENLVLALGGGTPCYGTNMDLLTGNTDLVSFYLKLSIPLLAKRLFKEREKRPLISHLNTETELLEFIGKHLFERTQYYSKSQFTLNTDNKTKQEILEDLVAHLI; this is encoded by the coding sequence ATGATAATAGTTTTAATAGGGTATATGGGCTCGGGAAAATCTACTTTAGGTAAGGAATTAGCTACAGTATTGAATTATAGTTTTTTAGATTTAGATGATTACATTTCTGATAAAGAAAATACCTCAATATCCAATTTATTTAAAATGAAAGGTGAAATCTACTTTAGAAAAAAGGAAACAGAGTATTTAAAGGAGCTAATTAATACGTCTGAAAACCTTGTATTGGCATTAGGTGGTGGTACACCTTGTTATGGAACTAACATGGACTTATTAACCGGAAATACAGATTTGGTGTCCTTTTATCTTAAACTTTCAATTCCGCTTTTAGCAAAGCGCCTATTTAAGGAACGTGAAAAGCGACCTTTAATTAGTCATTTAAATACAGAAACCGAATTGTTAGAATTTATAGGGAAGCACTTATTTGAACGCACGCAGTATTATAGTAAATCACAATTTACTTTAAACACCGATAATAAAACAAAACAAGAAATTTTAGAAGACCTTGTTGCGCATCTAATCTAA
- a CDS encoding LptF/LptG family permease, translated as MKILDWYILKRYLFTFLMMLLLFVPIGIIVDLAEKVGKMLENDVPFGEIAYYYLDFTVYFANLLFPLFLFLSVIWFTSKLANNTEIVAFLSSGVSFSRFLRPYLIGATMVAGFALFLGMYLAPIASQGFNEFKYKYLRKNRSVQQTKDVYQQINDQDYIYVSNFIPKTNTGLKFTYEHFEGNELKYKIFADRISYVEKDSAYKLTTYIKRSFNDGIETVEEESQKLMQFPFELEDLTPVQYAAETKPYGELLKFIAAEKRRGSPNIGRYEVVKLRKWSLPVSIFILTIIAVAVSSVKRRGGMGTNLAVGIAIAMIYVFFDKVFGVMAEQSDFPAIVAVWFPNVIFGILAIYLLQNAKR; from the coding sequence TTGAAAATTCTAGATTGGTACATATTAAAACGGTATTTATTTACATTTCTAATGATGTTATTGCTGTTTGTTCCTATCGGTATAATAGTAGATTTAGCTGAGAAGGTTGGTAAAATGTTAGAAAATGATGTGCCGTTTGGTGAGATTGCATATTATTATTTAGATTTTACAGTTTATTTTGCGAACCTTTTATTTCCATTATTTTTATTTCTATCCGTTATTTGGTTTACTTCTAAGTTGGCTAATAATACAGAAATCGTGGCTTTTTTAAGTTCAGGAGTTTCGTTTTCAAGGTTCTTAAGACCGTATTTAATTGGAGCTACCATGGTGGCTGGATTTGCTTTGTTTTTAGGGATGTATTTAGCACCTATTGCAAGTCAGGGATTTAATGAATTTAAATATAAGTATTTAAGAAAGAATAGATCCGTTCAGCAAACCAAAGATGTTTACCAACAAATTAATGATCAAGACTATATCTACGTCAGTAATTTTATACCCAAGACCAATACAGGCTTAAAATTTACATACGAACATTTTGAAGGCAACGAACTGAAATACAAAATTTTTGCAGACAGAATTAGTTATGTTGAAAAGGATAGTGCATATAAACTTACTACCTATATAAAACGGTCATTTAATGATGGCATTGAAACGGTAGAAGAAGAGAGTCAAAAACTAATGCAATTTCCATTTGAATTGGAAGATTTAACACCTGTTCAATATGCTGCAGAAACAAAACCTTATGGTGAATTACTTAAGTTTATTGCTGCAGAAAAACGGAGAGGCTCACCTAATATAGGACGCTATGAAGTTGTAAAATTACGAAAATGGAGTTTACCTGTTTCTATATTTATTCTTACCATTATAGCGGTTGCTGTGTCTTCAGTAAAACGAAGAGGAGGCATGGGTACTAACCTTGCCGTTGGTATTGCTATTGCTATGATTTATGTTTTCTTTGATAAGGTTTTTGGCGTAATGGCAGAACAATCTGATTTTCCAGCTATAGTTGCTGTATGGTTTCCTAATGTAATATTTGGTATTTTAGCCATATATCTACTTCAAAATGCAAAACGCTAA
- a CDS encoding FKBP-type peptidyl-prolyl cis-trans isomerase: MKIKILKFSLLLLLLFSVAISCKSDDDDDSDSFVEEDRTEQQAKDKDSLVAYLTSHYYNSGFFETGSNHKYTDIIITPLAEDETVPENHTLLMTAVEERSATYLEADYEYYVLNINQGDGDSPTFTDMVRVRYSGSSINEALDGTYEVFDSSATPEDLNLQSDGNSFGVIKAWQLVMPTFNTASDYEIDGNGNFSFTNPGLGVMFIPSGLGYFSGSTTGSVYDNLMFKFELLQFEVEDHDNDGIPSYLEDIDGDLDVTNDDSDEDFYLNFIDNDDDGDLVYTIDELIPTTYTVDTNLGEEEPILAANEFERTRSQISGVITIKTVTIADSNNDGTPDYLDPDISINYNEI; encoded by the coding sequence ATGAAAATTAAAATATTAAAATTTAGTCTTTTACTACTGCTTTTATTTAGTGTCGCTATCTCTTGTAAAAGTGATGACGATGATGATTCTGATTCTTTCGTTGAAGAAGATAGAACAGAGCAACAAGCTAAAGATAAAGACTCGTTAGTCGCGTATTTAACTTCACATTATTATAACTCGGGTTTTTTTGAAACGGGTTCTAATCATAAATATACAGATATCATTATTACACCATTGGCAGAAGATGAAACTGTACCAGAGAATCATACATTGTTAATGACTGCTGTTGAAGAACGCAGTGCTACGTATCTTGAAGCTGACTATGAGTATTACGTTTTAAATATAAACCAAGGTGATGGTGATTCTCCAACGTTTACAGATATGGTTCGTGTGAGATATAGCGGCAGTTCAATAAATGAAGCTTTGGATGGGACTTATGAAGTTTTTGATTCTAGTGCTACGCCTGAAGATTTGAATTTGCAGTCTGATGGAAATTCCTTTGGTGTAATTAAAGCATGGCAACTTGTAATGCCAACGTTCAATACTGCTTCTGATTATGAAATTGACGGCAATGGTAATTTCAGTTTTACTAATCCAGGTTTGGGTGTTATGTTTATTCCTTCTGGATTAGGTTATTTTTCTGGTTCTACTACAGGTTCAGTTTATGATAATCTTATGTTCAAATTCGAATTATTACAGTTTGAAGTTGAAGATCATGATAATGACGGCATTCCTTCTTATCTTGAAGATATAGATGGCGATTTGGACGTGACAAATGATGATTCCGATGAAGATTTTTATCTAAACTTTATTGATAATGATGATGATGGAGATCTTGTTTATACAATAGATGAATTAATTCCTACAACATATACTGTAGATACCAACCTAGGGGAAGAAGAGCCTATACTTGCTGCTAATGAGTTTGAGAGAACTAGAAGTCAAATAAGCGGAGTAATTACTATTAAAACAGTAACTATAGCAGATTCTAATAATGATGGCACACCAGATTATTTAGATCCAGATATTAGTATTAATTATAATGAAATTTAG
- a CDS encoding transketolase family protein gives MKTYTYTEKKDTRSGFGAGLTELGRTNPNVVALCADLIGSLKMDQFIEENPERFFQIGIAEANMMGIAAGLTIGGKIPFTGTFANFSTGRVYDQIRQSIAYSGKNVKICASHAGLTLGEDGATHQILEDIGLMKMLPGMVVINPCDYNQTKAATIAIADYDGPVYLRFGRPSVPIFTPADQKFEIGKAIKFTEGSDVTIVATGHLVWEALEASKALHEAGISAEVINIHTIKPLDEKAILDSVAKTRCIVTAEEHNHLGGLGESVARVLAQHNPTPQEFIATNDTFGESGTPAQLMDKYGLNSEAIQNAVKKILKRK, from the coding sequence ATGAAAACATACACATATACAGAAAAAAAAGATACAAGAAGTGGTTTTGGAGCCGGTTTAACTGAACTTGGAAGAACAAACCCTAATGTCGTTGCCTTATGTGCTGACTTAATTGGATCTTTAAAAATGGATCAATTCATTGAGGAAAATCCAGAACGTTTTTTCCAAATCGGAATTGCTGAAGCTAATATGATGGGCATTGCTGCTGGTTTAACTATTGGTGGAAAAATTCCATTTACAGGAACGTTTGCTAATTTCTCAACGGGACGCGTTTATGATCAAATTCGTCAATCTATTGCTTACTCTGGTAAGAATGTGAAAATTTGTGCATCTCACGCAGGATTAACTTTAGGAGAAGATGGTGCAACGCATCAAATTTTGGAAGATATCGGCTTAATGAAAATGTTACCAGGAATGGTGGTTATTAACCCTTGTGATTACAACCAAACAAAAGCGGCGACTATTGCCATTGCAGATTATGATGGCCCTGTTTATTTAAGGTTTGGTCGTCCGTCTGTGCCAATTTTTACACCTGCTGATCAGAAATTTGAAATAGGCAAAGCGATTAAATTTACTGAAGGTTCAGATGTTACTATTGTTGCTACAGGTCACTTAGTTTGGGAAGCTTTAGAAGCATCAAAAGCATTGCATGAAGCAGGTATTTCTGCTGAAGTAATTAATATTCACACCATAAAACCACTAGATGAGAAAGCTATTTTAGATTCTGTGGCTAAGACAAGATGTATCGTTACTGCTGAAGAGCATAATCATCTTGGAGGTCTTGGAGAAAGTGTTGCTAGAGTATTAGCACAGCACAATCCTACTCCTCAAGAATTTATAGCAACAAACGATACTTTTGGAGAATCTGGAACACCAGCACAACTAATGGATAAGTATGGTTTAAATAGTGAAGCGATTCAAAATGCTGTTAAAAAAATACTGAAAAGGAAATAA